From one Pseudomonas sp. S35 genomic stretch:
- the pheS gene encoding phenylalanine--tRNA ligase subunit alpha has protein sequence MENLDALVAQALEAVQSAEDINALEQIRVHYLGKKGELTQVMKTLGNLPAEERPQVGALINVAKERVTEVLNARKATMEEADLAAKLAAESIDVTLPGRGQASGGLHPITRTLERIEQFFTHIGYGIAEGPEVEDDYHNFEALNIPGHHPARSMHDTFYFNANMLLRTHTSPVQVRTMEANKPPIRIVCPGRVYRSDSDITHSPMFHQVEGLLVDRDINFADLKGTIEEFLRVFFEKELAVRFRPSFFPFTEPSAEVDMECVMCSGKGCRVCKQTGWLEVMGCGMVHPNVLRMSGIDPEEFSGFAFGMGVERLAMLRYGVNDLRLFFDNDLRFLAQFR, from the coding sequence ATGGAAAACCTGGACGCGCTCGTCGCTCAAGCTCTTGAGGCTGTGCAAAGCGCTGAAGATATCAATGCCCTGGAGCAAATCCGGGTTCACTACCTTGGCAAGAAAGGTGAGTTGACTCAGGTGATGAAGACCCTGGGGAATTTGCCGGCTGAAGAGCGTCCGCAAGTCGGTGCGCTGATCAACGTTGCCAAGGAGCGTGTCACAGAGGTACTCAATGCGCGCAAGGCGACGATGGAGGAGGCCGATCTTGCGGCCAAACTCGCCGCCGAGTCCATTGACGTCACCTTGCCTGGTCGCGGCCAGGCCTCGGGCGGTCTGCACCCGATCACTCGGACTCTGGAACGTATCGAACAGTTCTTCACCCACATTGGCTACGGCATTGCCGAAGGCCCTGAGGTCGAAGACGATTATCACAACTTCGAGGCGCTCAACATCCCAGGCCACCACCCGGCCCGGTCGATGCACGACACCTTCTATTTCAACGCAAACATGCTGCTGCGCACCCATACCTCGCCGGTACAGGTCCGCACCATGGAAGCGAACAAGCCGCCGATCCGCATCGTCTGCCCAGGCCGTGTGTACCGTAGCGACTCCGATATCACCCACTCGCCGATGTTCCACCAGGTAGAAGGCCTGCTGGTTGATCGCGACATCAACTTCGCCGACCTCAAGGGCACCATCGAAGAGTTCCTGCGGGTGTTCTTCGAGAAGGAGCTGGCGGTGCGTTTCCGTCCATCGTTCTTCCCGTTTACCGAGCCTTCCGCTGAAGTCGACATGGAATGCGTGATGTGCAGCGGTAAAGGCTGCCGCGTCTGCAAGCAGACCGGTTGGTTGGAAGTGATGGGCTGCGGCATGGTTCACCCTAACGTGCTGCGCATGTCCGGGATCGACCCGGAAGAGTTCTCGGGCTTTGCCTTCGGCATGGGCGTTGAGCGTCTGGCCATGCTGCGTTACGGCGTGAACGACTTGCGTCTGTTCTTCGACAACGACTTGCGGTTCCTCGCGCAATTTCGCTAG
- the infC gene encoding translation initiation factor IF-3 — MIIKREMRQDKRAAPKAPINENISAREVRLIGADGEQIGIVSIDEALRIAEESKLDLVEISADAIPPVCRVMDYGKSIFEKKKQVAAAKKNQKQIQVKEIKFRPGTEEGDYQVKLRNLVRFLSDGDRAKVSLRFRGREMAHQELGMELLKRVEADLLEYGSVEQHPKMEGRQLIMVIAPKKKK; from the coding sequence ATTATTATTAAGCGTGAAATGAGACAAGATAAACGAGCTGCACCGAAAGCCCCGATCAACGAGAATATCTCGGCACGCGAGGTTCGGTTAATTGGCGCTGACGGCGAGCAGATTGGCATCGTCTCGATTGATGAAGCGCTTCGTATTGCAGAAGAGTCCAAACTGGACCTGGTGGAAATCTCCGCCGATGCAATCCCACCCGTTTGCCGGGTGATGGACTACGGCAAGTCGATCTTCGAAAAGAAGAAGCAGGTTGCCGCGGCGAAGAAGAACCAAAAGCAGATTCAAGTAAAAGAAATCAAGTTTCGTCCAGGGACGGAGGAAGGGGATTACCAGGTAAAACTGCGCAACCTGGTACGTTTCCTGAGTGATGGGGACAGGGCCAAGGTATCCTTGCGATTCCGCGGCCGTGAGATGGCCCACCAGGAGCTGGGGATGGAACTCCTCAAGCGGGTTGAAGCTGACCTGCTCGAGTACGGTTCGGTCGAACAGCATCCTAAGATGGAAGGACGCCAGCTGATCATGGTCATCGCCCCGAAAAAGAAGAAGTAA
- the rpmI gene encoding 50S ribosomal protein L35 yields the protein MPKMKTKSGAAKRFLKTANGIKHKHAFKSHILTKMSTKRKRQLRGSSLLHPSDVAKVERMLRLR from the coding sequence ATGCCAAAGATGAAGACTAAAAGTGGTGCTGCTAAGCGGTTTCTGAAAACTGCTAACGGTATCAAGCACAAGCACGCTTTCAAGAGCCACATCCTGACCAAAATGTCGACCAAGCGTAAGCGTCAACTGCGCGGTAGCAGCTTGCTGCATCCGTCTGACGTGGCAAAAGTCGAGCGCATGCTGCGCCTTCGTTAA
- the pheT gene encoding phenylalanine--tRNA ligase subunit beta, with product MKFSEQWLRGWVSPQVDRDELVARLSMAGLEVDSVTPAAGVFSGVVVGEVLSTEQHPDADKLRVCQVSNGDETFQVVCGAPNVRPGLKIPFAMIGAELPGDFKIKKAKLRGVESNGMLCSQAELQVGEGNDGLMELPADAPVGQDIRIYLELEDASIEVDLTPNRGDCLSLAGLAREVGALYNAPVTRPAVAVVPAVHDEVRPIEVLAPNACPRYLGRVIRNVDLSKPTPLWMVERLRRADVRSIDAAVDITNYVMLELGQPLHAFDLAEINGGIRVRMAEEGEKLVLLDGQEVALRADTLVIADHSRALAIAGVMGGEHSGVSATTRDIFLESAFFDQIAIAGKARSYGLHTDASHRYERGVDWKLAREAMERATGLLLEITGGEAGPITETVSEQYLPSVAPITLRAKSVEQMLGLVIEPAEIEQLLSALGLGICAGGAGQWHVEVPSHRFDISLEVDLIEELARLYGYNRLPVRYPQARLAPQPKAEARAHLPELRRLLVARGYQEAVTYSFIDPKQFELFNPGVEPLLLANPISNDMAAMRSSLWPGLVKALTHNLNRQQDRVRMFESGLRFVGQLDGLKQEPMLAGVVCGSRLPEGWAQGRDAVDFFDVKADVEAVLGFAGALDAFTFVPGSHPALHPGQTARIEREGRLVGFVGAIHPELSKTLGLDRPVFVFELLLAEVASGKMPKFSELSRFPEVRRDLALIADREVAATAVLDVIRENAGEWLTDLRLFDVYQGKGIDPHRKSLAVGLTWQHPSRTLNDDEVNTTTQNILTSLEQRLNATLRK from the coding sequence ATGAAATTCAGTGAACAATGGCTGCGCGGCTGGGTAAGCCCGCAGGTAGATCGCGACGAGCTGGTTGCTCGTCTGTCGATGGCCGGTCTTGAGGTCGATAGCGTTACGCCGGCCGCCGGTGTTTTCAGTGGTGTGGTCGTGGGTGAGGTGCTCAGCACTGAGCAGCACCCGGACGCCGACAAATTGCGCGTGTGCCAGGTCAGTAATGGCGACGAGACTTTCCAGGTCGTGTGCGGAGCGCCCAACGTGCGCCCGGGCCTGAAGATCCCGTTCGCCATGATCGGTGCCGAACTGCCGGGTGACTTCAAGATCAAGAAGGCCAAGCTGCGTGGCGTTGAATCCAACGGCATGCTGTGCTCCCAAGCCGAGCTGCAAGTTGGCGAGGGCAATGATGGCTTGATGGAACTGCCGGCCGACGCGCCAGTGGGTCAGGACATTCGTATCTACCTAGAACTGGAAGACGCTAGCATCGAGGTCGACCTGACCCCGAACCGTGGCGACTGCCTGTCCCTGGCCGGCCTGGCCCGCGAAGTGGGCGCGCTCTATAACGCCCCAGTCACCCGCCCGGCGGTTGCCGTCGTGCCCGCGGTGCACGACGAAGTGCGTCCGATCGAAGTACTGGCGCCCAATGCCTGTCCACGTTACCTGGGCCGTGTGATCCGTAACGTCGACCTGTCCAAACCAACCCCGCTGTGGATGGTTGAGCGTCTGCGCCGTGCTGACGTGCGTAGCATCGACGCTGCCGTCGATATCACCAACTACGTAATGCTGGAGCTGGGCCAGCCGCTGCACGCGTTCGATCTCGCCGAAATCAACGGTGGCATCCGCGTGCGCATGGCTGAAGAAGGCGAGAAGCTGGTATTGCTCGACGGCCAGGAAGTGGCCTTGCGCGCCGACACCCTGGTGATCGCCGACCATTCCCGTGCCCTGGCGATTGCCGGCGTGATGGGTGGCGAGCACAGCGGTGTGTCCGCAACCACTCGCGATATCTTCCTTGAAAGCGCGTTCTTCGACCAAATCGCTATCGCTGGCAAGGCCCGTTCGTACGGTCTGCACACCGACGCGTCGCACCGTTACGAGCGTGGCGTGGACTGGAAGCTGGCCCGTGAAGCTATGGAGCGCGCCACCGGCCTGCTGCTGGAAATCACCGGTGGCGAAGCCGGCCCAATTACCGAAACCGTCAGCGAACAGTACCTGCCGTCCGTGGCGCCGATCACCCTGCGCGCCAAAAGTGTTGAGCAAATGCTTGGCCTGGTGATTGAACCTGCTGAAATCGAGCAATTGTTGTCAGCTCTCGGCCTCGGCATCTGCGCTGGTGGGGCAGGGCAGTGGCACGTTGAAGTGCCAAGCCATCGTTTCGATATCAGCCTCGAAGTAGACCTGATCGAAGAGCTGGCCCGCCTGTACGGTTACAACCGCCTGCCGGTTCGTTATCCGCAAGCGCGCCTGGCGCCGCAACCCAAGGCCGAGGCGCGTGCGCACCTGCCTGAGCTGCGTCGCCTGCTGGTAGCTCGTGGTTACCAGGAAGCGGTGACCTACAGCTTCATCGATCCTAAGCAGTTCGAACTGTTCAACCCCGGCGTCGAGCCGCTGCTGCTGGCCAACCCGATCTCCAACGACATGGCCGCCATGCGCTCGTCGCTGTGGCCTGGCTTGGTCAAGGCGCTGACCCACAACCTGAACCGCCAGCAAGACCGCGTGCGGATGTTCGAGAGTGGCCTGCGTTTCGTCGGTCAACTGGACGGCCTGAAGCAAGAGCCAATGTTGGCTGGCGTGGTCTGCGGCAGCCGTCTGCCCGAAGGCTGGGCGCAAGGCCGCGACGCCGTGGACTTCTTCGACGTCAAGGCTGACGTTGAAGCAGTGCTGGGTTTTGCCGGTGCATTGGATGCGTTCACCTTCGTTCCGGGCAGCCATCCAGCGTTGCATCCGGGCCAAACCGCACGCATTGAACGTGAAGGTCGACTGGTGGGCTTCGTTGGCGCTATCCACCCGGAACTGTCGAAAACCCTCGGTCTCGACCGTCCGGTCTTCGTTTTCGAGCTGCTCCTGGCTGAAGTGGCTTCGGGCAAAATGCCTAAATTCAGCGAGCTGTCGCGCTTCCCCGAAGTGCGCCGCGACCTGGCCCTGATCGCCGACCGTGAAGTCGCCGCCACTGCTGTTCTGGATGTAATCCGTGAAAATGCAGGGGAATGGCTGACGGACCTCAGGCTATTTGACGTCTATCAAGGTAAAGGCATTGATCCGCATAGAAAAAGCCTTGCAGTTGGCTTGACCTGGCAGCATCCATCGCGCACTCTTAATGACGATGAGGTGAATACCACGACACAAAATATCCTCACCTCGCTCGAACAAAGGTTGAACGCCACGTTAAGGAAGTGA
- the thrS gene encoding threonine--tRNA ligase, with product MPTITLPDGSQRSFDHAVSVAEVAASIGAGLAKATVAGKVDGKLVDASDLITSDASLQIITPKDQEGLEIIRHSCAHLIGHAVKQLYPTAKMVIGPVIEEGFYYDIAYERPFTPDDMAAIEQRMHALIEKDYDVIKKVTPRAEVIDVFTARGEDYKLRLVEDMPDEQAMGLYYHEEYVDMCRGPHVPNTRFLKSFKLTKLSGAYWRGDAKNEQLQRIYGTAWADKKQLAAYIQRIEEAEKRDHRKIGKRLNLFHLQEEAPGMVFWHPNGWTLYQVLEQYMRKVQRDNGYLEIKTPQVVDRSLWEKSGHWANYADNMFTTQSENRDYAIKPMNCPCHVQVFNQGLKSYRELPMRLAEFGACHRNEPSGALHGIMRVRGFTQDDAHIFCTEEQMQAESAAFIKLTMDVYRDFGFTEVEMKLSTRPEKRVGSDELWDRAEAALAAALDSAGLAYDLQPGEGAFYGPKIEFSLKDCLGRVWQCGTLQLDFNLPIRLGAEYVSEDNSRKHPVMLHRAILGSFERFVGILIEHYEGAFPAWLAPTQAVIMNITDKQADFAAEVEKTLNESGFRAKSDLRNEKIGFKIREHTLLKVPYLLVIGDREVEMQTVAVRTREGADLGSMPVAQFAEFLAQAVSRRGRPDSE from the coding sequence ATGCCAACTATTACTCTTCCCGATGGCAGTCAACGTTCATTCGATCATGCGGTTTCCGTAGCCGAGGTCGCCGCATCCATTGGTGCCGGCCTGGCCAAGGCCACCGTCGCCGGTAAAGTCGACGGCAAGCTAGTCGACGCCAGTGACCTGATCACCTCCGACGCCAGCCTGCAAATCATCACGCCCAAGGATCAAGAGGGGCTGGAGATCATTCGTCACTCTTGCGCTCACTTGATTGGCCACGCGGTCAAGCAGCTGTACCCAACCGCAAAGATGGTGATCGGTCCGGTTATCGAAGAAGGCTTCTATTACGATATCGCCTACGAGCGTCCTTTCACTCCGGACGACATGGCAGCCATCGAGCAGCGCATGCACGCGCTGATCGAGAAAGACTACGACGTCATCAAAAAGGTCACCCCGCGCGCCGAAGTGATCGACGTGTTCACCGCCCGTGGCGAAGACTACAAGCTGCGTCTGGTGGAAGACATGCCGGACGAGCAGGCCATGGGCCTGTACTACCACGAAGAATACGTCGACATGTGCCGTGGCCCGCACGTGCCGAACACACGATTCCTCAAGTCGTTCAAGTTGACCAAGCTGTCCGGTGCCTACTGGCGCGGCGATGCCAAGAACGAACAGTTGCAACGGATCTACGGCACCGCCTGGGCTGACAAGAAGCAGCTGGCGGCCTACATCCAGCGCATCGAAGAAGCCGAAAAACGCGACCATCGCAAGATCGGCAAGCGCCTGAACCTGTTCCATCTCCAGGAAGAAGCGCCGGGCATGGTGTTCTGGCACCCGAACGGCTGGACCCTGTACCAGGTGCTCGAGCAGTACATGCGCAAGGTTCAGCGCGATAACGGCTACCTGGAGATCAAGACTCCGCAGGTCGTTGACCGTAGCCTGTGGGAGAAATCCGGGCACTGGGCCAACTACGCCGACAACATGTTCACCACCCAGTCGGAAAATCGCGACTACGCCATCAAGCCAATGAACTGCCCGTGCCACGTGCAGGTGTTCAACCAAGGCCTGAAGAGCTACCGCGAGCTGCCGATGCGTCTGGCCGAGTTCGGTGCTTGCCACCGTAACGAGCCGTCGGGCGCTCTGCACGGCATCATGCGTGTACGTGGCTTTACTCAGGACGACGCCCACATCTTCTGCACCGAAGAGCAGATGCAGGCTGAATCCGCCGCGTTCATCAAGCTGACCATGGACGTTTATCGCGATTTCGGCTTCACCGAAGTCGAAATGAAGCTGTCCACTCGTCCGGAAAAACGCGTTGGCTCCGACGAGTTGTGGGATCGCGCCGAAGCTGCTCTGGCCGCAGCGCTAGACAGTGCGGGCCTTGCGTACGATTTGCAGCCGGGCGAGGGCGCGTTCTACGGTCCTAAGATCGAGTTCTCGCTGAAAGATTGCCTTGGCCGTGTCTGGCAATGTGGTACCTTGCAGCTCGATTTTAACCTGCCGATCCGTCTGGGAGCCGAATACGTCTCCGAAGACAACAGCCGTAAACACCCGGTTATGCTGCACCGGGCGATCCTCGGCTCGTTCGAACGGTTCGTCGGGATCCTGATCGAGCACTACGAGGGTGCATTCCCTGCGTGGCTGGCGCCGACCCAGGCAGTGATCATGAATATCACTGATAAACAGGCAGATTTTGCCGCTGAAGTTGAAAAAACTCTCAACGAAAGCGGATTTCGTGCCAAGTCCGACTTGAGAAATGAAAAGATCGGCTTTAAAATCCGCGAGCATACTTTGCTCAAGGTTCCCTATCTTTTGGTTATCGGAGATCGGGAAGTCGAGATGCAGACTGTCGCTGTGCGTACTCGTGAAGGTGCTGACCTGGGCTCGATGCCCGTCGCCCAGTTCGCTGAGTTCCTCGCGCAAGCGGTTTCCCGGCGTGGTCGCCCAGATTCGGAGTAA
- the rplT gene encoding 50S ribosomal protein L20: MARVKRGVIARKRHKKILKLAKGYYGARSRVFRVAKQAVIKAGQYAYRDRRQKKRQFRALWIARINAGARVNGLSYSRFIAGLKKASIEIDRKVLAELAVNDKAVFAAIVEKAKATLA; encoded by the coding sequence ATGGCTCGTGTAAAGCGTGGCGTCATTGCCCGTAAACGTCACAAAAAAATTCTGAAACTCGCTAAAGGCTACTACGGCGCGCGTTCACGCGTATTCCGTGTTGCCAAGCAAGCGGTAATCAAGGCAGGCCAATACGCCTACCGTGACCGTCGTCAGAAAAAACGTCAGTTCCGCGCTCTGTGGATCGCTCGTATCAACGCTGGTGCTCGTGTTAACGGTCTGTCCTACAGCCGTTTCATTGCTGGCCTGAAAAAAGCTTCCATCGAAATCGACCGTAAGGTTCTGGCTGAACTGGCCGTGAACGATAAAGCGGTGTTTGCTGCGATTGTCGAGAAAGCTAAAGCCACCTTGGCTTAA
- a CDS encoding I78 family peptidase inhibitor codes for MPWKLASLGTLLAALALAGCSTPGASEPAKDTAVADAGHSRCESKAAEFTIGQKASPQLLEQARTRAGAQNARILKPSDMITLEYRSDRLNLNTDDNLVITRVNCG; via the coding sequence ATGCCTTGGAAGCTCGCATCATTGGGTACTTTGTTGGCCGCGCTCGCGTTGGCGGGTTGCAGCACCCCAGGTGCCTCTGAGCCAGCCAAAGACACCGCCGTGGCCGATGCCGGGCATAGTCGCTGTGAGTCAAAGGCCGCCGAATTCACGATCGGCCAGAAAGCCTCGCCCCAGTTGCTGGAACAGGCCCGCACCCGTGCCGGCGCGCAGAACGCGCGGATCCTCAAGCCCAGCGATATGATCACCCTGGAATACCGTTCCGATCGCCTCAACCTGAACACCGACGACAACTTGGTGATCACTCGGGTCAATTGCGGCTAA
- a CDS encoding cold-shock protein, with translation MSNRQTGTVKWFNDEKGFGFITPQGGGDDLFVHFKAIESDGFKSLKEGQTVSFVAEKGQKGMQAAQVRGE, from the coding sequence ATGTCTAATCGCCAAACCGGCACCGTTAAATGGTTCAACGATGAAAAAGGCTTCGGCTTCATCACTCCTCAAGGTGGCGGTGACGACCTGTTCGTACACTTCAAAGCTATCGAAAGCGACGGTTTCAAAAGCCTGAAAGAAGGCCAAACCGTTTCCTTCGTGGCTGAGAAAGGCCAAAAGGGTATGCAAGCTGCACAGGTTCGCGGCGAGTAA